CTAAACTGAAGAATATTGGGAGAGCACTTCCAGATGGACTGTGAAGTCAGGAGTGGGATTTGTGGGCTTTTCTACGCTTTCTGTTAGTTCTAGTCCAAAGGAGCCTGTTGACTACATAAAGGGCTCGATGCTGGCAGGAGTCAGATATGAGCTTGCACGCGAAAAGGTGACTCCTCTAAAGGAAGTGGCGTGGAGagatttgctgctgttttatgGAATTTAAACAAAGTAACTTCTCAGGTTGTAGGAAGAAGCTGACCAACTTCAGTGCCAATGTGGAAGTTAGCAGAGAGACTCTGTAGCTAAGCCTGAACAGGTTAAAATTTGTATCTAGGCTAACAATGAGAAAAATACGTCTGAGATGCAAACAATCCCCTGGAAGCAAATAATCCCCCCTAATTTAGAAGATTTTTATCATGATGAGCATCACCAGCTCTATGGCATTGTACATGTAGTAGTAGCAATTGGTATCACTGTTTTTCAATGGGTTGTTTTTATTAGTTGATGATTATTATAATTGTAGTGATAATAAGTTTTCCTAATGATAGTAACACACAGCATTGTTATTGCTAATAGTCACCCAGTGATGGGCTTTTGGAAGAATAAAATGCCTTACTGCAATCATAGACAGAAGTAGGGGTGGTcaggaaaatgcagtttctttacAGTCATTTAAATATATGCCTTAATCTACAAACaatgttgaaatgaaaaaacatttttgatcaGAGTACTTTTCATATGTCAGTGGTTCCAGTACCTGTTGTGCTCAAAATAATCCTGTTAAAAACTCTGAAAACTCCCTGAAAGTGATGTTCTCTGCAGCAGGGAATCATAGCATCATTTAagttgggaaagacctttaagatcctCAAGCCCAACCCTTAAGCTAGCACTGAAGCGTGATGGTTTCTCCTACGACTCTCGCCGGTGAGGCAAAGTAAGGCATTTCACAGTGGTTTCAGGAGGAAAGTGTGGACCTCCGGATGGTGCCGCCTGGTCCCTTCCCCAGGGATACAGTCTCAGCTAGACTCGCTTTTGTGCTGCGTGCACAGGGGCTGCCAGGATGAGGTTTCACTCTCAGAGCTGCCCTGCCAGGCGTTTTGTCAGTAGATCTTTGAGTGACTGTaacaaaaccaggacactatGGCTCGGTATGACTGTTGCATGAGACTGGAGGCTGCTTTAAATGGGTGTAATTCTCCTAACCCCATGAAACTTGACCAGTTAACACCAGCTGAGATTTTGCCTTGATAGCTTCTCCTTTCCTGCTGTGGTTTCACCAAATACTTCGAAACAATCCTGctgcatttcctcttttctttccttgaagaTGCCTACACAACAGTAGGAAGCTGGGACTGCAAGGCTGGTAGAGGCAACAAAGCTGATGCTACAGTAGCAAGCTCAGAGCCCCTAATTGCACACTGCCAGCCCAGCAGGTCCCTGTGGGACCATGAATAGGCAGGCAGGTCGTACGTGCTGAGCTCCGCGCTGCCACAAACCTCTCCTTACCCTCAGATAGTTAATTTAACCTCAGCTTGGGTTTGCCCGCATGAACTGCAGCCACACCTGAGCATGACAGCATGGACACACCTTTAATTTTGGCTTGCCTTTCATCTCTGGTGCTTGGGAGTTGCAGGACATAAGCTTGCAAGGACATCCCAGTGGGGACACAGGACGTTTCCGGGAAGTAAGGCAGAGAGTCGTAATGTCACTTCTCCTTGGTGAAATGCTTTGATGGACACTTAGCTGGTATTTGAAGGGCAGGATGAAAGCTTCCCGGTTTGCCTGGCTCCGATACCTGATCATTTCTGGGCTCTTAAGAGAAGGGTGTGGGGGCAGAAGCTAAGAACAGACTCCTCTCCTCACCTGGGTAATCACAGCCCGGTCCTGAGTCACTGAGAGCCTCTGACCTTCAAGAGAGCTAGGGTGTGGGCTCCTCATGTTGAGGTGCCTGGGGGGAAACTCTGAGTCCTGCATCACAAAAAAATAGCCAATGCCTATGTGAActctctgtatttttcctgcttctttcagGCATAAGTGCCTTGTGTGACCATGCACTATTATGGGGAGCGGTATAAACACCTCTACCTGCCAGGATCGAGCTGTGTCACCGAAAGCATCCAGCAATGCATGCCCCAGTCTGATGGGTACAGTACCACGTGCCACCCAGTGAGCGTGATCAAGAGCCCGATGCCAAGATGGCAAAGCTACACGCAACCTCTCACTTACGTGTGCTCACAGCCAAGCGTGCCCCAGCCACCTCTGCTGTCCTGTCAGCCCTACGTGCAGCGGTGTGTCCTGCTGTACCCCGAGCCTTGTGAGACCACTCGCCTTCTGCCCTGCAGAAAGCCCAGCCTGAAGCTAAGCCCGGGACAGAGTTTCCAGCCCTGTGACACCAGCTACCCTGAGAAAAAACGCATGGCCAAGAGCCTCCCACCATGCGCACCCAGGTGCCCGGAGCCGAGCAAACTCAAGTTCCCACCATGTGGGATCAAGTACTCGTCCTCATGCAAGGATGAATGCAGGTCACAGAAGATATCCAAGTGCTCATCGCAGCGGTATGGTGCTGAGCTCCGGTCCTTGCAGGGGATGACGGGCTATTCTCCACCACTGCGGGGAGTCACCGAGTGCCCCCCGCAGCAGTGCATAACGCAGTCTTTTCTGCAGGAGTGTGTGAACGGGTTCCCCCAGCAGAAGTGCATGAAGGGCTACCCGACGCAGGAGTGCGTCACCACCTACACCTCGCAGCAGCGTGTCACCAAGTGCCAGCCGCAGCCACACATGCCCAAGTGCCCCCCTGGGCAGGCAATAAAGGAGTGCTCCTCGCAGCAACACGCAGTCAAATGCTCACTGCCGCAGGAGGCAGCCAAGCACAAGAGCTCATCCACGCAGCACCTAAGCAAGTCCAAGTGCCTCTACCCACGGGCCACCCAGCACTCGACGCAGCATCACTCA
Above is a window of Falco biarmicus isolate bFalBia1 chromosome 19, bFalBia1.pri, whole genome shotgun sequence DNA encoding:
- the LOC130141580 gene encoding uncharacterized protein LOC130141580, whose amino-acid sequence is MHYYGERYKHLYLPGSSCVTESIQQCMPQSDGYSTTCHPVSVIKSPMPRWQSYTQPLTYVCSQPSVPQPPLLSCQPYVQRCVLLYPEPCETTRLLPCRKPSLKLSPGQSFQPCDTSYPEKKRMAKSLPPCAPRCPEPSKLKFPPCGIKYSSSCKDECRSQKISKCSSQRYGAELRSLQGMTGYSPPLRGVTECPPQQCITQSFLQECVNGFPQQKCMKGYPTQECVTTYTSQQRVTKCQPQPHMPKCPPGQAIKECSSQQHAVKCSLPQEAAKHKSSSTQHLSKSKCLYPRATQHSTQHHSGGVKRSSHSKKSRCVSKCLC